In a single window of the Flavivirga spongiicola genome:
- a CDS encoding RagB/SusD family nutrient uptake outer membrane protein translates to MKQSIKFTIAILVLMLFSNACTNLDETLYSSIDSNEWYSTENECALAMGSAYAGLRYRGTSLWGLYGTEVVTTDEAVLPVHTNGSSLDNNGVWRDLHKHNFTPYQASISASWEICFNTVANCNQIIYQIKNSPAQFDGKEGMIAELRTLRAWALYKALDLFGNIPVNLDFEDTSLPKQITRTEAFNIIEKELLESYPLLQEKPSTDYYGRCTRPVAFAILAKMYLNAEKWIGTPKYNEAIAMCDNIVNGGNYILEGNYADNFIIENEGSREVIWAMPHDRVIGDFGFQMHMYTLHWALLEKYDLQGTWCWNGINMTEAMYDSFDQNDKRIEGWEIGPQFYFNGDPVWGYEGGQLTFTKTVTNLDQSPEGEGVRCFKWEIPQGLSGWETMDNDFALFRYADILLMKAEANMRVNGGVASEEALGLVNQVRERAYGNSNFNYTTATLTLDELLAERGRELAFEEIRRQDLIRFGKWGDAWKFKPASEPYKELFPIPNNVLNANTNLQQNPGY, encoded by the coding sequence ATGAAACAATCAATAAAATTTACGATTGCAATACTTGTACTTATGCTATTTAGTAATGCATGTACAAATTTGGATGAAACGTTATATTCATCAATAGATTCCAATGAATGGTATAGTACCGAAAATGAATGTGCATTAGCGATGGGTAGTGCATATGCAGGGCTAAGATATAGAGGCACAAGTCTTTGGGGATTGTACGGAACAGAAGTCGTAACAACTGATGAAGCAGTCCTCCCAGTTCACACAAACGGTTCGTCGTTAGACAATAATGGTGTATGGAGAGATCTTCATAAGCACAATTTCACTCCATATCAAGCCTCCATTAGTGCATCCTGGGAGATTTGTTTTAATACAGTAGCAAACTGCAATCAAATTATTTATCAGATAAAAAATTCTCCTGCTCAGTTTGACGGGAAGGAGGGTATGATTGCAGAATTAAGAACTTTAAGAGCTTGGGCTTTATATAAAGCGCTTGATTTATTTGGTAATATTCCAGTTAATTTAGACTTTGAGGATACCTCTTTGCCAAAACAAATTACTCGCACAGAAGCTTTCAATATTATAGAAAAAGAATTGTTAGAATCCTACCCTTTGTTACAAGAAAAACCCAGTACAGATTATTACGGAAGGTGTACTCGTCCAGTAGCTTTTGCCATATTAGCCAAAATGTATTTGAATGCAGAGAAATGGATTGGAACGCCAAAGTATAATGAAGCCATAGCTATGTGTGATAATATTGTAAATGGAGGGAATTACATTTTAGAAGGTAACTATGCAGATAATTTTATAATTGAAAACGAAGGCTCTAGAGAGGTTATATGGGCAATGCCACACGATAGAGTTATTGGTGATTTCGGTTTTCAAATGCATATGTACACTTTACATTGGGCATTATTAGAAAAATATGATCTTCAGGGAACATGGTGCTGGAATGGTATAAATATGACTGAAGCGATGTACGATTCGTTTGACCAAAATGATAAGCGTATAGAAGGTTGGGAAATCGGGCCACAGTTCTATTTCAATGGAGATCCTGTTTGGGGATATGAAGGCGGACAATTAACCTTTACAAAAACAGTAACCAATCTAGATCAATCTCCTGAAGGAGAAGGTGTACGCTGTTTTAAATGGGAAATACCTCAAGGATTAAGCGGATGGGAAACTATGGATAATGATTTTGCCCTCTTTAGGTATGCTGATATATTGTTAATGAAAGCAGAAGCCAATATGCGAGTCAATGGAGGTGTTGCATCTGAAGAAGCATTAGGTTTAGTAAATCAGGTAAGAGAGCGTGCTTATGGTAATAGTAATTTTAATTACACAACTGCTACCCTAACATTAGATGAATTATTAGCAGAAAGAGGTCGGGAGTTAGCATTTGAAGAAATCAGAAGACAAGACCTGATCCGGTTTGGCAAGTGGGGAGATGCATGGAAATTCAAACCTGCATCCGAACCTTATAAGGAGTTATTCCCAATTCCTAATAATGTGCTTAATGCCAATACAAACCTTCAACAAAATCCAGGTTATTAA
- the rbsK gene encoding ribokinase translates to MKKIVILGSSNTDLITKVKKFPAPGETIVGKEYMEAMGGKGANQAMAAHRLGANVQFITCMGGDENGKNALAYYKKEGLDVSSSLIVNEVASGTAIIMVDEHGENSIIITPGANNKLDPTYLLSIENIIKEADILVLQMETPYETVKKACALAKKNQTQVILNVAPAMPIDNAFLNNVDILVVNETEAETLSGGKIENIGEEAVVNILLDKGVKAVVLTLGKNGCFYKNREERMSLGAFEVDAVDTTAAGDTFCGALAAEIARGNSWENSLIFASAASAICITKMGAQPSIPKEDEVRAFLSKNKLSIQNEIK, encoded by the coding sequence ATGAAAAAAATAGTGATACTTGGAAGTTCAAACACAGATTTGATTACCAAAGTTAAAAAATTTCCCGCGCCAGGAGAAACGATTGTTGGAAAAGAATATATGGAGGCCATGGGCGGAAAAGGAGCTAATCAGGCTATGGCAGCTCATAGATTAGGAGCAAATGTACAATTTATAACTTGCATGGGAGGTGATGAAAACGGGAAGAATGCCTTAGCATATTATAAAAAGGAAGGATTGGATGTGTCATCTTCACTAATAGTCAATGAGGTAGCTTCGGGTACTGCAATAATTATGGTAGACGAGCATGGAGAAAACAGTATTATTATAACTCCTGGTGCAAACAATAAGCTCGATCCAACTTACCTTTTAAGTATTGAAAATATCATTAAAGAAGCTGATATATTGGTTCTTCAAATGGAAACACCTTATGAAACGGTTAAAAAAGCTTGCGCACTAGCTAAAAAGAATCAAACCCAAGTAATATTAAATGTTGCGCCAGCAATGCCGATAGATAACGCATTTCTGAATAATGTTGATATATTAGTGGTGAATGAAACTGAGGCCGAAACATTATCAGGAGGAAAGATTGAAAATATAGGAGAAGAGGCTGTTGTCAATATACTTTTAGACAAGGGAGTAAAAGCTGTTGTATTAACACTTGGAAAAAATGGTTGCTTTTATAAAAATAGAGAGGAGCGTATGTCTTTAGGAGCTTTTGAAGTTGATGCAGTAGACACCACAGCTGCCGGAGATACATTCTGCGGAGCTTTGGCAGCTGAAATTGCACGTGGGAATAGTTGGGAAAACTCTTTAATATTTGCTTCAGCTGCATCGGCAATTTGCATTACGAAAATGGGTGCGCAACCTTCTATTCCAAAAGAAGATGAAGTTCGTGCATTTCTAAGTAAGAATAAATTATCCATTCAAAATGAAATAAAATAA
- a CDS encoding carboxylesterase/lipase family protein produces MKKNRRNFIATLGAGAAGMTLGFSKIPVTETVLDNKSNKNEDDQLLLIGDNIALTKTQYGKVKGYKLRNIYYFLGMPYGADTSGKNRFMPPQKPKPWDDVFQAIWWGDSAPQIMEKKYASFFNGFLSHLNYADLSEDCLKLNVFTPGYNDGKKRPVMVWLHGGGFTNGNGIEQDEYNGENFCRFGDVVFCSINHRLGPLGFTNLASAGGKKYAASGNVGMLDIVAALEWVRDNIAYFGGDPNNVTIMGQSGGGAKVTTLTAMPKAKGLFHKAVVLSGAGIKSGEKEYSEKLGLYILREAQLSKKEINKLQDIPWLDYIQLANNASKKLRLKITQGNRRGFSPVVDGYYLPQHPYSPEAAPTAADIPMLICSTMNEAIMHESELDKLTMGGLKERLKSNTGDKTDKMVDAYAKIFPNKSPAELLTIIYSNGFRKPSVELANIKSKQSAPVYIAWFWWQPPLFNNRLRAFHCLDISFWFYNTDLMLTHTGGGARPRKLSEKMASSLVQFMKTGNPNCDKLPVWEKYSEKNRVTMILDDISELKVDPDREARELL; encoded by the coding sequence ATGAAAAAAAATAGGCGAAATTTCATAGCTACATTGGGTGCTGGTGCCGCAGGAATGACATTAGGTTTTTCAAAGATTCCAGTAACAGAAACAGTATTAGATAATAAGAGTAATAAAAATGAAGATGATCAGTTGCTTTTAATTGGAGACAATATTGCTTTAACCAAAACCCAATACGGAAAAGTTAAAGGTTATAAGCTAAGGAATATTTATTATTTCTTGGGCATGCCCTATGGTGCCGATACTTCTGGTAAAAACAGATTTATGCCTCCTCAAAAACCCAAACCGTGGGACGATGTGTTTCAGGCAATCTGGTGGGGAGATTCAGCACCTCAAATAATGGAAAAAAAATACGCATCATTTTTTAACGGCTTTCTAAGTCACCTTAATTATGCCGATTTAAGTGAAGATTGCCTTAAATTAAATGTGTTTACACCCGGGTACAATGACGGAAAAAAGAGACCAGTGATGGTGTGGTTGCATGGAGGTGGATTTACTAACGGAAATGGCATTGAGCAAGATGAATATAACGGTGAAAATTTTTGCCGTTTTGGAGATGTTGTATTTTGTTCAATCAATCACAGGTTAGGGCCTTTAGGCTTTACTAACCTTGCATCCGCAGGTGGCAAAAAATATGCAGCTTCCGGAAATGTTGGGATGCTAGATATTGTGGCAGCCCTGGAATGGGTGAGAGATAACATAGCATACTTTGGCGGCGACCCCAATAATGTCACTATTATGGGACAATCAGGTGGAGGTGCAAAAGTTACAACCTTGACCGCTATGCCCAAAGCAAAAGGATTATTTCACAAAGCAGTGGTACTTAGTGGTGCTGGAATTAAATCGGGCGAAAAAGAATACTCGGAAAAGCTCGGACTTTATATACTTCGTGAAGCTCAACTTTCAAAGAAAGAGATTAACAAACTTCAAGATATTCCATGGCTTGATTATATACAGTTAGCCAATAATGCCTCTAAAAAACTAAGATTAAAAATAACGCAAGGTAACAGAAGAGGATTCAGCCCTGTAGTTGATGGATATTATCTACCACAGCACCCATACTCACCCGAAGCAGCACCAACTGCGGCCGATATTCCTATGCTAATATGTTCTACCATGAATGAAGCTATAATGCATGAATCAGAGTTGGACAAATTAACTATGGGCGGACTAAAAGAGAGGCTTAAATCCAATACAGGAGACAAAACAGATAAAATGGTGGATGCTTATGCAAAAATATTCCCAAATAAGTCACCTGCCGAGCTTTTGACGATCATATATAGTAATGGGTTCAGAAAACCAAGCGTTGAGTTGGCCAATATAAAATCGAAACAATCTGCACCAGTTTATATAGCTTGGTTTTGGTGGCAACCTCCACTATTTAACAACCGTTTACGTGCATTTCATTGTCTCGATATTTCTTTTTGGTTTTATAATACAGATTTGATGCTCACACATACTGGCGGAGGAGCAAGACCACGAAAACTATCAGAGAAAATGGCAAGTTCATTGGTACAGTTTATGAAAACTGGTAATCCTAACTGTGATAAATTACCAGTTTGGGAAAAATATTCGGAAAAGAACAGAGTAACAATGATTCTTGACGATATAAGCGAATTAAAAGTTGATCCAGATAGAGAAGCGCGAGAATTATTATAA
- a CDS encoding right-handed parallel beta-helix repeat-containing protein, protein MLELLQKLRKNKKYTALYKRFSTILIFTFLSLNLCGACSDRIEQGKDKTPVTYYLDSNNGNDESDGLSEDNAWKSLDRVMKTELNPGDEIQIKRGSEFSDVLVINNSGTAENPILLTSYGNKNLPSPAFTNPVFKPQSNQYGNCIRLKGSFIIVENMYFHHTVANLPQNAGSFLTMWELGAIYIDKNAQNCIVRNNELYDCGVGIKSYGPYAKIENNYIHDCNRVLKKWGWGPIAIWLGGDNQEVSYNRIINYSAVNPNINWGPDGYGEGADGGAIEIDDARYAKSNISIHHNYSRDCQGFIEVTWADIDQNPLYLDFSIHHNVSDDYQQFIALWQGANFSIENNTIIRRKVNENEWGVFNITQTNSRNRVRNNIIITENNVVVFNVGRQKSATPNTIIENNLYWSYAEELDIGFEGPGDSPLFSDPMFLNYDNATSRKDFLLKINSPAIGLGAL, encoded by the coding sequence ATGTTAGAACTACTTCAAAAATTAAGAAAAAATAAAAAATACACAGCTCTCTATAAACGATTTTCAACAATTCTGATTTTTACTTTTTTGAGTTTAAATCTTTGTGGTGCCTGTTCCGACAGGATTGAACAGGGTAAAGATAAAACTCCAGTCACCTATTACCTAGACTCAAACAATGGAAACGATGAAAGTGATGGTTTATCTGAAGACAATGCCTGGAAATCACTAGATAGGGTGATGAAGACAGAACTAAATCCTGGCGATGAAATACAGATTAAGCGTGGCTCAGAATTCAGTGACGTATTAGTAATTAATAATTCAGGAACTGCCGAAAATCCGATCTTATTGACCAGTTATGGCAATAAAAACCTACCATCACCGGCTTTCACAAACCCCGTTTTTAAACCACAAAGCAATCAATATGGAAATTGTATTAGGTTAAAAGGAAGTTTTATTATTGTTGAAAACATGTATTTCCACCATACAGTAGCCAATTTGCCCCAAAATGCGGGAAGCTTTTTAACCATGTGGGAATTAGGTGCAATATACATCGACAAAAATGCACAAAATTGCATTGTCAGGAATAATGAACTGTACGATTGTGGTGTCGGAATTAAAAGTTATGGTCCTTATGCCAAAATTGAAAATAATTATATACATGATTGTAACCGGGTATTAAAAAAATGGGGATGGGGACCTATTGCTATATGGCTTGGTGGTGATAATCAGGAAGTAAGTTATAACAGGATTATAAATTACAGTGCAGTTAACCCAAATATCAACTGGGGGCCAGATGGTTATGGAGAGGGAGCCGATGGTGGCGCTATTGAAATCGACGATGCTCGGTATGCAAAATCAAATATTTCTATCCATCATAATTATTCTCGCGATTGTCAGGGGTTTATAGAAGTAACTTGGGCTGATATTGATCAAAACCCACTGTATCTCGATTTTTCGATCCATCATAATGTAAGTGATGACTATCAGCAGTTTATTGCTTTATGGCAGGGAGCAAACTTCAGTATAGAAAATAATACGATCATCAGAAGAAAAGTTAATGAAAATGAATGGGGTGTATTTAATATTACACAAACTAATTCTAGGAATAGGGTTCGAAACAATATTATTATTACTGAAAATAATGTGGTTGTATTTAATGTTGGTAGACAAAAAAGTGCGACGCCAAATACTATCATCGAGAATAATCTTTATTGGTCATATGCTGAGGAATTGGATATTGGTTTTGAAGGGCCAGGTGATTCACCTTTATTTTCTGATCCTATGTTTTTGAATTATGATAATGCAACTAGCAGAAAGGATTTTTTATTAAAAATAAATAGTCCAGCGATAGGTCTGGGCGCACTCTAA
- a CDS encoding ADP-ribosylglycohydrolase family protein: MKKPTIIVLFSGLLFGIGCGEKANNKISSTIDIGQEKVISKDAFKDKIKGAWVAQTVGVTFGLPAEFKYNSTMIQDYQKLNWDENSLEVEYRERPGTYDDIYMDLSFMKVIEEEGVDAPAQSFALSFANANYKLWFANQSARYNILNGLTPPESGHWTNNPCADDIDFQIEADFAGLMNPGMVNSAVEICDKVGHIMNYGDGYYGGVFVASLYALALVSDDVNDIEGIVNKSIKVIPSESNFSKCINDVIKWHKEDPNDWKSTWHKVNGKWSSEIGSPLGVFQPFNIDAKINAAWVVMGLLYGDGDFTRTFEIATRCGDDADCNPATAGGVLASIVGFNKIPDFWKQGLTKVENLPFMGTDYSLIDAYALSEKHALDMIVKNGGNVTNNDITIKIQQPKTIPLEVSFEGHYPKEKLYPVQTKDEISFEFEGIGFALAGPSNLRNPGGKNHVFQTEMYIDGKLVEKINLPTERNKRRFTPFWKYQLPKGKHKVLIKILNPVDFVYVQLNHVIVYDDKPFKVNL; this comes from the coding sequence ATGAAAAAACCAACAATAATTGTATTGTTTTCCGGTCTGCTATTTGGAATAGGATGTGGAGAAAAAGCGAATAATAAGATATCTAGTACAATAGATATTGGACAAGAAAAAGTAATAAGTAAAGATGCTTTTAAAGACAAAATTAAAGGAGCTTGGGTTGCTCAAACCGTTGGTGTAACCTTTGGACTACCAGCCGAGTTTAAATACAATTCAACAATGATCCAAGATTACCAGAAACTAAATTGGGATGAGAACTCCCTTGAAGTGGAATATAGAGAACGTCCTGGAACTTATGATGATATTTATATGGATTTGTCGTTTATGAAAGTTATAGAAGAAGAGGGTGTAGATGCTCCTGCGCAATCGTTTGCACTTTCTTTTGCTAATGCAAATTATAAACTTTGGTTTGCCAATCAATCAGCAAGGTATAATATATTAAATGGACTGACACCACCGGAATCGGGACATTGGACAAATAATCCATGTGCTGATGATATAGATTTTCAAATTGAAGCCGATTTTGCGGGACTAATGAACCCTGGAATGGTAAACTCTGCAGTAGAGATTTGTGATAAAGTAGGACATATCATGAATTATGGAGATGGGTACTACGGGGGTGTTTTTGTTGCAAGTTTATATGCTTTAGCGCTGGTGTCTGATGATGTTAATGATATAGAAGGCATTGTAAATAAATCTATAAAGGTGATTCCATCAGAAAGTAATTTTTCAAAATGTATTAATGATGTAATCAAATGGCATAAAGAAGATCCAAATGATTGGAAATCAACCTGGCATAAAGTAAATGGTAAATGGAGTTCTGAGATTGGGTCACCATTGGGAGTATTCCAACCCTTTAATATTGATGCGAAAATAAATGCTGCGTGGGTTGTAATGGGTCTTTTGTATGGAGATGGTGATTTTACGCGAACATTTGAAATTGCAACTAGATGTGGGGACGATGCTGATTGCAATCCTGCAACAGCTGGAGGTGTTTTGGCCTCTATAGTTGGGTTTAATAAAATTCCTGATTTCTGGAAACAAGGCTTGACAAAGGTAGAAAACTTGCCTTTCATGGGAACCGATTACTCACTAATTGACGCCTATGCACTATCAGAAAAGCATGCACTTGATATGATCGTTAAAAATGGAGGAAATGTCACTAACAATGATATTACTATAAAGATTCAGCAACCTAAAACCATACCCTTGGAAGTATCGTTTGAAGGTCACTATCCAAAAGAAAAATTATATCCTGTTCAAACTAAGGATGAAATTTCTTTCGAATTCGAAGGTATTGGGTTTGCATTAGCTGGTCCATCCAATTTAAGAAATCCAGGAGGGAAAAACCATGTATTTCAAACTGAAATGTATATTGATGGGAAGCTTGTTGAAAAAATTAATTTACCTACAGAAAGAAATAAACGAAGATTTACGCCTTTCTGGAAGTATCAATTGCCAAAAGGGAAACATAAAGTATTAATTAAAATTTTAAATCCTGTTGATTTTGTATATGTTCAATTGAATCATGTTATTGTTTATGATGACAAACCATTTAAGGTGAATCTCTAA
- a CDS encoding SusC/RagA family TonB-linked outer membrane protein, with the protein MKQNQKKNEINRVSDLYLMDEATQKKRFGNVALVVLCLFFIGIGSYAQSGDVANGKVIDVNGVPLPGASILEKGTKNGVSSDFDGNFSIKLQSENSILLFSYVGYSSKEIIVGSQTNIVVTLEEDAAKLDEVVVIGYGTTTRKEVTGSVASVRSEEFIQGVMTSPLGAVQGKVAGLSIVSSNGSDPNSDYTIRIRGLNSLSGGKAPLIIVDGAVWSGSLKMIDPEQIKTFDILKDGSAAAIYGTRGTNGVVLITLKEPEQGDVKFEFSSFVSYEVVEKNDLWFTADEYRDATNTLIPDYTDLDKGSSTDWLDEVSRNPINQNYNLSITGGKANLAFRANITYKNNEGLFEKNYSNVVSPSIFVTQKAFGDRLTLDYKLLFSRTTSSDIPGGLYGQTITRNPTEPIYDPENIIGNGYYDNLIQGSRNPVAMVNESTFDREVNFINGVVNADYKLMESLSLNVNGSYNSWLGTNGSYLTKFYPLLGKSGQASVGSWNTKSYILEPSIRYRFGLGEDHRFNAIVGYSFNESVSSNMSITNANYDTDNFSYNNIAAGNDLIEGLANISTYKESNKLISFYGRVSYNFKDKYLVSASVRHEGSSRFGENNKWGTFPALSLGWRLNQESFMEDIGFINELKIRAGVGVTGNQSIPNYQSIPRLSTRIGDSSGLFYYLGNWQNVYVPDNNPNPDLKWETKTEYNIGLDFGLFNRVSGSIDMYKRTISDLLWYYNVPVPPNVYDNIYANVGEMTNKGIEILLKGDIVKTPKFNWNSSVTWSKNVNEMVKLSDPSRGYELEFIKYTPAATSWAQLLREGDAVGNFWVPIYVGTAEDGSIIYEDLDGDGSVDENSIGDRRNVGNEYPDFEMGWQNSLTYNKFFLTFSFRAMFGQSLINWDRLNNENVKRLTDGRNAMKSILDHPEYVGEYRFDDRFVDDGTFVKLDNIVFGYDFKFGQNMLKLYVSGRNLLTITNFKGNDPEQVPVGINTDYEKYGGDNLSYPYSRTYLLGLKFNF; encoded by the coding sequence ATGAAACAAAACCAAAAAAAGAATGAAATAAATCGGGTATCAGATTTATATTTAATGGATGAGGCAACTCAAAAAAAAAGATTTGGGAACGTTGCTTTAGTTGTACTTTGCTTATTTTTTATTGGCATCGGCTCTTATGCACAGAGTGGTGATGTAGCTAATGGCAAAGTAATAGATGTTAATGGGGTGCCATTACCAGGAGCAAGTATTTTGGAAAAAGGGACTAAGAATGGAGTCTCTTCTGATTTTGATGGGAATTTCAGTATTAAGCTTCAATCTGAAAATTCAATATTGTTATTTTCTTATGTAGGCTACTCTTCAAAGGAAATAATCGTAGGGAGCCAGACTAACATTGTCGTAACTTTAGAGGAAGATGCTGCTAAATTGGATGAGGTTGTTGTAATTGGATACGGTACAACTACAAGGAAAGAAGTTACGGGCTCTGTTGCTAGTGTTCGCTCAGAAGAGTTTATACAAGGAGTTATGACATCTCCACTAGGAGCTGTTCAAGGTAAAGTGGCTGGATTGTCTATTGTTAGTAGTAATGGTAGTGATCCAAACAGTGATTATACCATTAGGATAAGAGGATTAAATTCGCTATCCGGCGGAAAAGCACCTTTAATTATAGTTGATGGAGCTGTATGGAGTGGTTCATTGAAAATGATTGATCCTGAACAGATTAAAACCTTTGATATCCTGAAGGACGGCTCTGCAGCCGCTATTTATGGTACAAGAGGCACAAATGGTGTGGTGCTCATTACGTTAAAAGAGCCAGAGCAGGGAGATGTGAAGTTTGAATTTTCTTCATTTGTTTCTTATGAAGTAGTTGAAAAAAATGATCTTTGGTTCACAGCGGATGAATACAGAGACGCCACTAACACACTCATACCTGATTATACAGATCTTGACAAAGGGAGCAGCACAGATTGGTTAGATGAAGTTTCCAGAAACCCAATTAATCAGAATTACAATCTTTCTATAACAGGAGGCAAAGCAAATCTAGCATTCAGAGCAAATATAACGTATAAAAACAATGAAGGATTGTTTGAAAAAAATTACTCTAATGTAGTATCACCATCTATTTTTGTTACACAAAAGGCTTTTGGTGATCGTCTGACACTGGATTATAAATTACTTTTTTCACGCACAACGAGCTCAGATATACCTGGTGGTCTATATGGCCAAACAATAACACGAAATCCAACTGAACCCATCTACGATCCTGAAAATATTATAGGTAATGGGTACTATGATAATCTCATACAAGGTAGTAGGAATCCTGTAGCCATGGTCAATGAAAGTACCTTTGATAGAGAGGTTAATTTTATTAATGGAGTGGTAAATGCAGATTATAAGTTAATGGAAAGTTTATCCTTGAATGTTAACGGTTCTTACAACAGCTGGTTGGGAACAAATGGAAGTTATCTTACGAAATTTTATCCCTTGCTGGGCAAATCAGGTCAGGCTTCTGTGGGTTCTTGGAATACTAAAAGCTACATTCTCGAGCCAAGTATTCGTTATCGCTTCGGTTTAGGAGAGGATCATCGTTTCAATGCTATTGTAGGGTACTCCTTTAATGAATCTGTAAGCAGCAATATGAGTATTACAAATGCAAATTATGATACAGACAATTTTAGCTATAATAACATTGCAGCTGGTAATGACCTTATTGAGGGCTTAGCAAATATTTCCACTTATAAAGAATCAAACAAATTGATTTCCTTTTATGGAAGGGTTTCGTACAATTTCAAAGATAAGTATTTGGTGTCTGCTTCTGTAAGACATGAAGGAAGTTCAAGGTTTGGAGAAAATAATAAATGGGGTACTTTTCCTGCATTAAGTTTGGGTTGGAGACTGAACCAAGAAAGCTTTATGGAAGATATTGGTTTTATTAATGAACTGAAAATTAGAGCTGGTGTTGGCGTAACTGGTAATCAGAGTATACCAAACTATCAATCCATTCCCCGACTTTCCACCAGAATTGGAGATAGCAGTGGATTGTTTTATTATTTAGGAAACTGGCAAAATGTATATGTTCCAGACAATAATCCAAACCCGGATTTAAAATGGGAAACAAAGACAGAATATAATATAGGACTCGATTTTGGTTTATTCAATAGAGTTTCGGGATCTATTGACATGTACAAAAGAACAATTTCCGATTTGTTATGGTATTACAATGTGCCTGTTCCTCCAAATGTATATGATAATATATATGCAAATGTGGGTGAAATGACAAACAAGGGAATTGAAATATTGTTGAAGGGGGATATTGTAAAAACACCAAAATTTAATTGGAACAGTTCGGTTACGTGGAGTAAAAATGTGAATGAAATGGTTAAATTGTCTGATCCGTCAAGAGGGTATGAACTTGAGTTTATTAAATATACACCAGCTGCTACTAGTTGGGCGCAACTATTACGAGAAGGAGATGCAGTTGGTAATTTTTGGGTGCCCATATATGTAGGGACAGCAGAAGACGGCTCAATAATTTATGAAGATTTGGATGGTGATGGTTCCGTTGATGAGAACTCTATTGGAGATAGACGAAATGTCGGTAATGAATATCCTGATTTTGAAATGGGGTGGCAAAATAGTCTAACCTATAATAAATTCTTCTTGACATTTTCTTTCAGGGCAATGTTCGGTCAGAGTCTTATAAACTGGGATAGATTAAATAATGAAAATGTCAAGCGTCTGACAGATGGACGGAATGCCATGAAATCGATATTAGATCATCCTGAATACGTTGGGGAATACCGTTTTGATGATAGGTTCGTGGACGATGGCACATTTGTTAAGCTGGATAATATTGTATTTGGATATGACTTTAAGTTTGGTCAAAACATGTTGAAATTATATGTAAGTGGAAGAAACCTGTTGACCATTACCAATTTTAAAGGGAATGATCCTGAGCAAGTGCCTGTTGGTATCAATACTGATTATGAAAAATACGGAGGGGATAATTTAAGCTATCCATACAGCAGAACTTATTTATTAGGCTTAAAATTTAATTTTTAA